In the genome of Dermatophagoides farinae isolate YC_2012a chromosome 4, ASM2471394v1, whole genome shotgun sequence, the window gaagaCAAATGTGTGTATGAGAGAAGCACATAATttgcttgatgatgaaagtagAAATGACGAGGAAAtgatctttttattttttctaccttcatttttttttttttttttttgatgatgaaaatcttgccattttctcttctttgtgtgaaaaaaattgtgtttctctttctctcggTTTGTTTGTGATGGTGTGTTGTGTTGATAATCAATGTGCTAAATGAGCCAcgataaacaaaatttggtCCATACAAATTGAACCAAGAGAAAgaaaggagaaaaaatgaatcaaatttgaatggTGTTTTGgtgaaatttattcatatgtTTGGTTTGTGGTATTCTTCGAACGAcatttaccattattatcaataaaatgatcaacgatctatgattgatttcattctAATCCTGATtagaaaacgaaatgaaatctTCATTGTAAAACACAacggacaacaacaaccgccaccacattatgattattatatctTTTTTACATGACTAATTAcggttttattattgttgctgttgaccaattttttttgattacatAAATAAATCTGTGTCATaacaattatcaacaaacaaacaacataaATAAAGAGAGCAATAACTAACGGTTAATTCGAACCTAAGAAAGTTTTTAATAACTcattgtgtctgtgtgtgtatgtgttcgATCGATAGATGCTAATGTTTGGTTTTaagataaagatgatgaaataataataattgatctccaattgttttcgttttttttcaaagttttcgttttcgttgatttatcattttgtttgttatatcTACTATCtactatttttttaatattataTTTGATGTAAACGTTGGTTGATCATCTTTCTAcggccacaacaacaactacaaaaCTAATTTGAtctcatcaatttttttcaattgttcattttaattcataTTATTTCTGCCTccaattttttgatgaatcaaaaattaatatatttgaaattcatatcatcataatcattgttaTAAAAGCGAAGAAAagatcaacaaaattatattcaatatgGATTCAATTAACAATCGTAAATGTCGATTCTTTTCGACACACAACAATAGCTGTGTTCGTTCGGTTGCATTCAATCCAAAAGATCGTTATCTATTTTGTTCCGGTGGTAATGATGGCCAAATCGGTATCTATCATGCTGGTCGTGCAGAATTATTACGAACAAATTCTGTGATCTCATCAGGTCTTAATCGTTGTGTTAGTgctgtttcattttcaagcGATGGTAAAAAggtgaacaatttttttctttgattgttgttttttctcttcaatttattaatcagaacaaaaattattattttcactgACAGATATTggcaacaacatcatcacgaCGTGTTTCCGTAATCGATGTTGAACATGGAACACCTATCGTTTGTTATGATAGTTGTGCATATATTCCAAGTAGAGATCGTACACCGTTAGCTGTCGATCCAGAATCACCAAATATTGCTGCCTGTTCATATGTAAATGGAAAAGGTGTTACCATACTTGATCTACGTATGCCACTTCcattggattttattttcgatgtaattttttaattttcaaaaaaattttattttcatttatttgtcaactaattttatttctatttccaTTTCCAGTTTCATACGGACATTATACGTGATATAATATTTTTACATGAAAGTTGGCctttttcatccaaatcatcatcattatcgttgttggaaaataataataataataatatcaacgacgttaatattaataatagcagcagcaataataatgataatggtagcaataatcatcaacaacaaaatcattcaaagaaTGGTGGAATTATCAatactggtggtggtggtggatatacattattatcattatcatcacaaggTCAAGCCAAAGTAACTACTATTGATGGCCGTTTATTACatacatttgattttggtcATACTGGAAATTCAATTGTACCAACACCCGAACATTATGGCTATACACATGATGGTTTTCTATCAGCATGGCTTTGTGGTGGTAATATTATTTCAAGCTATGTACCGAATGATGAAAcgattaaacaacaacaacagcatcatcatcatcaaacaacaacagattttataaatcaatcatttaataGTGGCAATAACTTTGAAATAaatatggataataataatcagcagcaacagcagcaaacaAATAGCCGTACAAATCCATCATGGCTTggaaataacaataataataatccatcaGCAGCGTCGTCTGGTTCATcctcatcttcatcatcaagtacagcatcatcatcatcatcatcattcaatgtaaTAATAAGCAATCCGAATAATGTTAATCTCAATGTTTATCAAATACCTCGTCGTAATGAATTGATATTTGGTCCAATATCATCGATCGATCCAATACGTATACATCGTGCAATACGTTCGATTGTTGCATCAAGTCAGCAACAAGTCAATGCTGGTGctattggtggtggttctTCCGGTTCGAATGTTaatattcaccatcatcatcatcatcatcatcaacaacaacaacaacaattattgcaatcatcatcatcgggaTCCGGTTCATCCAATAGCAATAATAACCGTTTTGTTCataatctttttcatcatcatcaacatcataataatcattcgtcgaataatcaacaacaacaaaatctcCAACATCCAATTCCATGGCATGGTATTGGTGGTACGCTTGATATTTCCTCTgttattggtggtggtaattcTGCATCATCGATTCGTTcacatcaccaccatcaacaacgacaacaatcgGCAGCAGCTGCGGCAAGAAA includes:
- the LOC124490657 gene encoding uncharacterized protein LOC124490657, whose protein sequence is MDSINNRKCRFFSTHNNSCVRSVAFNPKDRYLFCSGGNDGQIGIYHAGRAELLRTNSVISSGLNRCVSAVSFSSDGKKILATTSSRRVSVIDVEHGTPIVCYDSCAYIPSRDRTPLAVDPESPNIAACSYVNGKGVTILDLRMPLPLDFIFDFHTDIIRDIIFLHESWPFSSKSSSLSLLENNNNNNINDVNINNSSSNNNDNGSNNHQQQNHSKNGGIINTGGGGGYTLLSLSSQGQAKVTTIDGRLLHTFDFGHTGNSIVPTPEHYGYTHDGFLSAWLCGGNIISSYVPNDETIKQQQQHHHHQTTTDFINQSFNSGNNFEINMDNNNQQQQQQTNSRTNPSWLGNNNNNNPSAASSGSSSSSSSSTASSSSSSFNVIISNPNNVNLNVYQIPRRNELIFGPISSIDPIRIHRAIRSIVASSQQQVNAGAIGGGSSGSNVNIHHHHHHHHQQQQQQLLQSSSSGSGSSNSNNNRFVHNLFHHHQHHNNHSSNNQQQQNLQHPIPWHGIGGTLDISSVIGGGNSASSIRSHHHHQQRQQSAAAAARNIPADDCDDEDDDDDDDEDDDEQCNNLTSSLASNANNSMNSILSNRIIDHHTPSNSFVRKKTLFYHDHWDHSNRIDQFIDNNNGISNSTMNHPQQINRLRFSSNGAHLYAAGEGGFVRQYRRYPNLNVHCLGEVYRHRGDILDMDISPYDEFLVTASKDKTVGFICLGSPSHGWTEYYEYT